One window of Mauremys reevesii isolate NIE-2019 linkage group 4, ASM1616193v1, whole genome shotgun sequence genomic DNA carries:
- the CCDC189 gene encoding coiled-coil domain-containing protein 189 isoform X6, which translates to MSPSAMKPGSACGCWQSCSSCRAGNRTHGPPSCWISTSTRCSSAGSTTSPGSKAPPSSPSSKTPTRPVWRPPFSIDLFSQEQLALMSDYVVNTYFRHFKLYKYAFTPQVRLDISLSYVGMPEPEPTAELAGELAESVMAPVPPAQEEEADSGTTAPRESPRAPLREYISAQLCQELAQLRLEVEERLRASEEQFNTKLALLEKVPNSPKGGGRGHRK; encoded by the exons ATGAG CCCCAGTGCCATGAAGCCAGGATCTGCATGTG GGTGCTGGCAGAGCTGttccagctgcagggctgggaatcGGACCCACGGGCCGCCATCTTGCTGGATCTCTACTTCTACACGGTGCAGTTCAGCCGGGAGCACAACTTCACCCGGGAGCAAAGCTCCGCCTTCTTCGCCATCGTCAAAGACACCCACGAGGCCTGTGTGG cgaccTCCATTCAGCATCGACCTCTTCAGCCAGGAGCAGCTGGCACTCATGAGCGACTACGTGGTGAACACCTACTTCCGCCACTTCAAGCTGTACAAATACGCCTTCACACCCCAG GTCCGGCTGGACATATCGCTGTCCTACGTGGGAATGCCGGAGCCGGAGCCCACGGCCGAGCTGG CAGGAGAACTGGCTGAGAGCGTGATGGCACCTGTGCCCCCAGCGCAAGAGGAGGAAGCCGACAGTGGAACCACAGCCCCCAGGGAGA GCCCCAGGGCCCCGCTGCGGGAATACATCTCGGCTCAACTCTGCCAGGAgctggcccagctgcggctggagGTGGAGGAGCGGCTACGGGCGAGCGAGGAGCAGTTCAACACcaagctggccctgctggagaAGGTGCCCAACTCCCCCAAGGGGGGCGGCCGGGGCCACCGGAAgtga
- the CCDC189 gene encoding coiled-coil domain-containing protein 189 isoform X1, with amino-acid sequence MATAPRRPVHEPQCHEARICMWKYLDVHSMDLIDKAQTTDELKRVLAELFQLQGWESDPRAAILLDLYFYTVQFSREHNFTREQSSAFFAIVKDTHEACVETPLPNVEECYRYFTELLFCHAVRRPPFSIDLFSQEQLALMSDYVVNTYFRHFKLYKYAFTPQVRLDISLSYVGMPEPEPTAELAGELAESVMAPVPPAQEEEADSGTTAPRESPRAPLREYISAQLCQELAQLRLEVEERLRASEEQFNTKLALLEKVPNSPKGGGRGHRK; translated from the exons ATGGCAACCGCGCCACGAAGACCCGTCCATGAG CCCCAGTGCCATGAAGCCAGGATCTGCATGTG GAAGTACCTGGACGTTCACTCCATGGACCTCATCGACAAGGCGCAGACCACAGACGAGCTGAAGAG GGTGCTGGCAGAGCTGttccagctgcagggctgggaatcGGACCCACGGGCCGCCATCTTGCTGGATCTCTACTTCTACACGGTGCAGTTCAGCCGGGAGCACAACTTCACCCGGGAGCAAAGCTCCGCCTTCTTCGCCATCGTCAAAGACACCCACGAGGCCTGTGTGG AGACACCACTGCCCAATGTGGAGGAATGTTACCGCTACTTCACCGAGCTGCTCTTCTGCCACGCCGTGCGG cgaccTCCATTCAGCATCGACCTCTTCAGCCAGGAGCAGCTGGCACTCATGAGCGACTACGTGGTGAACACCTACTTCCGCCACTTCAAGCTGTACAAATACGCCTTCACACCCCAG GTCCGGCTGGACATATCGCTGTCCTACGTGGGAATGCCGGAGCCGGAGCCCACGGCCGAGCTGG CAGGAGAACTGGCTGAGAGCGTGATGGCACCTGTGCCCCCAGCGCAAGAGGAGGAAGCCGACAGTGGAACCACAGCCCCCAGGGAGA GCCCCAGGGCCCCGCTGCGGGAATACATCTCGGCTCAACTCTGCCAGGAgctggcccagctgcggctggagGTGGAGGAGCGGCTACGGGCGAGCGAGGAGCAGTTCAACACcaagctggccctgctggagaAGGTGCCCAACTCCCCCAAGGGGGGCGGCCGGGGCCACCGGAAgtga
- the CCDC189 gene encoding coiled-coil domain-containing protein 189 isoform X3, with amino-acid sequence MATAPRRPVHEPQCHEARICMWVLAELFQLQGWESDPRAAILLDLYFYTVQFSREHNFTREQSSAFFAIVKDTHEACVETPLPNVEECYRYFTELLFCHAVRRPPFSIDLFSQEQLALMSDYVVNTYFRHFKLYKYAFTPQVRLDISLSYVGMPEPEPTAELAGELAESVMAPVPPAQEEEADSGTTAPRESPRAPLREYISAQLCQELAQLRLEVEERLRASEEQFNTKLALLEKVPNSPKGGGRGHRK; translated from the exons ATGGCAACCGCGCCACGAAGACCCGTCCATGAG CCCCAGTGCCATGAAGCCAGGATCTGCATGTG GGTGCTGGCAGAGCTGttccagctgcagggctgggaatcGGACCCACGGGCCGCCATCTTGCTGGATCTCTACTTCTACACGGTGCAGTTCAGCCGGGAGCACAACTTCACCCGGGAGCAAAGCTCCGCCTTCTTCGCCATCGTCAAAGACACCCACGAGGCCTGTGTGG AGACACCACTGCCCAATGTGGAGGAATGTTACCGCTACTTCACCGAGCTGCTCTTCTGCCACGCCGTGCGG cgaccTCCATTCAGCATCGACCTCTTCAGCCAGGAGCAGCTGGCACTCATGAGCGACTACGTGGTGAACACCTACTTCCGCCACTTCAAGCTGTACAAATACGCCTTCACACCCCAG GTCCGGCTGGACATATCGCTGTCCTACGTGGGAATGCCGGAGCCGGAGCCCACGGCCGAGCTGG CAGGAGAACTGGCTGAGAGCGTGATGGCACCTGTGCCCCCAGCGCAAGAGGAGGAAGCCGACAGTGGAACCACAGCCCCCAGGGAGA GCCCCAGGGCCCCGCTGCGGGAATACATCTCGGCTCAACTCTGCCAGGAgctggcccagctgcggctggagGTGGAGGAGCGGCTACGGGCGAGCGAGGAGCAGTTCAACACcaagctggccctgctggagaAGGTGCCCAACTCCCCCAAGGGGGGCGGCCGGGGCCACCGGAAgtga
- the CCDC189 gene encoding coiled-coil domain-containing protein 189 isoform X2 has translation MMGPGGGLKQPQCHEARICMWKYLDVHSMDLIDKAQTTDELKRVLAELFQLQGWESDPRAAILLDLYFYTVQFSREHNFTREQSSAFFAIVKDTHEACVETPLPNVEECYRYFTELLFCHAVRRPPFSIDLFSQEQLALMSDYVVNTYFRHFKLYKYAFTPQVRLDISLSYVGMPEPEPTAELAGELAESVMAPVPPAQEEEADSGTTAPRESPRAPLREYISAQLCQELAQLRLEVEERLRASEEQFNTKLALLEKVPNSPKGGGRGHRK, from the exons ATGATGGGGCCGGGGGGCGGCCTGAAGCAG CCCCAGTGCCATGAAGCCAGGATCTGCATGTG GAAGTACCTGGACGTTCACTCCATGGACCTCATCGACAAGGCGCAGACCACAGACGAGCTGAAGAG GGTGCTGGCAGAGCTGttccagctgcagggctgggaatcGGACCCACGGGCCGCCATCTTGCTGGATCTCTACTTCTACACGGTGCAGTTCAGCCGGGAGCACAACTTCACCCGGGAGCAAAGCTCCGCCTTCTTCGCCATCGTCAAAGACACCCACGAGGCCTGTGTGG AGACACCACTGCCCAATGTGGAGGAATGTTACCGCTACTTCACCGAGCTGCTCTTCTGCCACGCCGTGCGG cgaccTCCATTCAGCATCGACCTCTTCAGCCAGGAGCAGCTGGCACTCATGAGCGACTACGTGGTGAACACCTACTTCCGCCACTTCAAGCTGTACAAATACGCCTTCACACCCCAG GTCCGGCTGGACATATCGCTGTCCTACGTGGGAATGCCGGAGCCGGAGCCCACGGCCGAGCTGG CAGGAGAACTGGCTGAGAGCGTGATGGCACCTGTGCCCCCAGCGCAAGAGGAGGAAGCCGACAGTGGAACCACAGCCCCCAGGGAGA GCCCCAGGGCCCCGCTGCGGGAATACATCTCGGCTCAACTCTGCCAGGAgctggcccagctgcggctggagGTGGAGGAGCGGCTACGGGCGAGCGAGGAGCAGTTCAACACcaagctggccctgctggagaAGGTGCCCAACTCCCCCAAGGGGGGCGGCCGGGGCCACCGGAAgtga
- the CCDC189 gene encoding coiled-coil domain-containing protein 189 isoform X5 — protein MDLIDKAQTTDELKRVLAELFQLQGWESDPRAAILLDLYFYTVQFSREHNFTREQSSAFFAIVKDTHEACVETPLPNVEECYRYFTELLFCHAVRRPPFSIDLFSQEQLALMSDYVVNTYFRHFKLYKYAFTPQVRLDISLSYVGMPEPEPTAELAGELAESVMAPVPPAQEEEADSGTTAPRESPRAPLREYISAQLCQELAQLRLEVEERLRASEEQFNTKLALLEKVPNSPKGGGRGHRK, from the exons ATGGACCTCATCGACAAGGCGCAGACCACAGACGAGCTGAAGAG GGTGCTGGCAGAGCTGttccagctgcagggctgggaatcGGACCCACGGGCCGCCATCTTGCTGGATCTCTACTTCTACACGGTGCAGTTCAGCCGGGAGCACAACTTCACCCGGGAGCAAAGCTCCGCCTTCTTCGCCATCGTCAAAGACACCCACGAGGCCTGTGTGG AGACACCACTGCCCAATGTGGAGGAATGTTACCGCTACTTCACCGAGCTGCTCTTCTGCCACGCCGTGCGG cgaccTCCATTCAGCATCGACCTCTTCAGCCAGGAGCAGCTGGCACTCATGAGCGACTACGTGGTGAACACCTACTTCCGCCACTTCAAGCTGTACAAATACGCCTTCACACCCCAG GTCCGGCTGGACATATCGCTGTCCTACGTGGGAATGCCGGAGCCGGAGCCCACGGCCGAGCTGG CAGGAGAACTGGCTGAGAGCGTGATGGCACCTGTGCCCCCAGCGCAAGAGGAGGAAGCCGACAGTGGAACCACAGCCCCCAGGGAGA GCCCCAGGGCCCCGCTGCGGGAATACATCTCGGCTCAACTCTGCCAGGAgctggcccagctgcggctggagGTGGAGGAGCGGCTACGGGCGAGCGAGGAGCAGTTCAACACcaagctggccctgctggagaAGGTGCCCAACTCCCCCAAGGGGGGCGGCCGGGGCCACCGGAAgtga
- the CCDC189 gene encoding coiled-coil domain-containing protein 189 isoform X4, whose amino-acid sequence MMGPGGGLKQPQCHEARICMWVLAELFQLQGWESDPRAAILLDLYFYTVQFSREHNFTREQSSAFFAIVKDTHEACVETPLPNVEECYRYFTELLFCHAVRRPPFSIDLFSQEQLALMSDYVVNTYFRHFKLYKYAFTPQVRLDISLSYVGMPEPEPTAELAGELAESVMAPVPPAQEEEADSGTTAPRESPRAPLREYISAQLCQELAQLRLEVEERLRASEEQFNTKLALLEKVPNSPKGGGRGHRK is encoded by the exons ATGATGGGGCCGGGGGGCGGCCTGAAGCAG CCCCAGTGCCATGAAGCCAGGATCTGCATGTG GGTGCTGGCAGAGCTGttccagctgcagggctgggaatcGGACCCACGGGCCGCCATCTTGCTGGATCTCTACTTCTACACGGTGCAGTTCAGCCGGGAGCACAACTTCACCCGGGAGCAAAGCTCCGCCTTCTTCGCCATCGTCAAAGACACCCACGAGGCCTGTGTGG AGACACCACTGCCCAATGTGGAGGAATGTTACCGCTACTTCACCGAGCTGCTCTTCTGCCACGCCGTGCGG cgaccTCCATTCAGCATCGACCTCTTCAGCCAGGAGCAGCTGGCACTCATGAGCGACTACGTGGTGAACACCTACTTCCGCCACTTCAAGCTGTACAAATACGCCTTCACACCCCAG GTCCGGCTGGACATATCGCTGTCCTACGTGGGAATGCCGGAGCCGGAGCCCACGGCCGAGCTGG CAGGAGAACTGGCTGAGAGCGTGATGGCACCTGTGCCCCCAGCGCAAGAGGAGGAAGCCGACAGTGGAACCACAGCCCCCAGGGAGA GCCCCAGGGCCCCGCTGCGGGAATACATCTCGGCTCAACTCTGCCAGGAgctggcccagctgcggctggagGTGGAGGAGCGGCTACGGGCGAGCGAGGAGCAGTTCAACACcaagctggccctgctggagaAGGTGCCCAACTCCCCCAAGGGGGGCGGCCGGGGCCACCGGAAgtga